ACACGGCAGCAACGCATACTACTACGATTGCGTTTAGATCCTTTAATGCCTTGCCTCTCCAAGTGACACCTGACCATTCCCGTTAATGCTCAAGCTACACGGCATCTTCTGCATAACCATCACTGGGGGCAAGCGACCAAGATGCACATtccgatgatgaagaaggatagacattggtgacctacaaaaagacaaggaaaccaaaaccacaagccacaaggccaaagGTGGAACAAAGGAGAAAGCATTgtcgccgcaacagtaggaagcccaaaagaaacgtaaaagctACTAAGCCAACGTATGTTAGGGAAcatatggagcaagagccacgcattcctgtctccttgcATGAGTACTTCTTGAATAACTTCTTCCAACAATGCACTATTGCtgcatgtcacatggtcgaagtagaaatggaagaaccttcaaaaggtAAAGCCATCGCCATCGAGGAAGAAATTACCCTCACACCCAAAGAAGgcctgccaacacactttagcatcgaaGAAGCGCTATGATTGCCAAAGAAGATACAAAGAGCACTAGCAGTAGTCATGGTAAGTCACAATGACCACGAAGCGCAAGAAAGCAAGCACGAATGCTTGAAACTTTGACCACATGAATATGCCACTTGTTGTGCTGCCCAGAATGCACTCCacttcaccgacgaagacttgttgctaggatccaagccccATAACCGTCTTCTTTCGTTTTTGGGTACCTAAGGGAGCAtaaagtcaaccgcatgcttgtggatggtggattagccataaacatcatgccaaagtcaacaatgaccacaatcggcatcaaggtggatgaactatccctaagTCGTCTGCTAATCCagggttttaaccaaggaggacaaagagcgatgggcatgatccgagtggagatggctattggtgaactcaaatCAAGCATGGTATTCCACGtaattgatgcaagaacttcctaaaGCTTGCTCTAAGGAAGGTTTTGGATCCACGGGAATGAAGTAATGCCATCCACCctccaccaatgcttaaaattctatcGAGAAGGAGTAAAGGTGATCCAAGGTGataccaagccattcaccgaagccaaATCATacttcgcagacgccaagttctacatggatgaagacatggtgcccgaagctTTTCcagaagagatcaaatccacgggcaaaacaacacctaaaaagcaagagtggcaagccatgcccaagaagcaagaagggtAAGTcgtgccatcttcaagcaaaaacgatGACGAGCCtactaaacctgcaacaaccaaagggagtagAATACCTTTAAAAGGATCGAACACATCCATCTTCCGATATATCccgatgtcaagaagaaagaatgatTAATCCCTATTCGAAACTAAAGCAAGCAAAGTCGACGTACAGTAGCACAAGGATagtgtaaagttgctcaagacgaatgtagctttgcctctgacacagctaggtgatgctaaggttgcaagactaccacaaggcttTACAAAAGCTCTGCCAAAGGtggtggaaccaagctttcttccaaccaagaggaccgaagaaggttttgatccaaacgcctacaaacttatGTCAAAGGCTGGGTAtgacttcgcttcttcttcgaatcctggaaagaaggtttcaaacaccgtcaacgacaaagaacgtgacctcatcGAGACTCAAAataagttgaggttgaagaagcatggttatGGAATTGATAACAACAAAGCTAGACTTAGATTCACATAAGATGCACCTGTGAAGATTTCAAACAAAGCAAAAAacgctagcactcaacacatcagtgtgagcattgaacaagatcaagagGAACCTAAATTCGCCCCTCAGACGTCAGTCTTCGATAGAATGAATTGTTCAAGGCCCAAAATTTCGACGTTTAATCGCATTGGCGGTTAAGACCAAACCTCCATGTTCAAAAGGCTGAACGCGCCAacatcccaaagctctgttttcaAAAGATTGTCAAAACCTAGGAAACAAAGCAACACAACTAGCTCTCCTCCACGACGGcaagctttggaaagacttgaagacaataAGAAGCCTTCGAAAAAAAAGGGAGACAATACCAAGGGAAGAAAAGCTCAACGGGCTAGCAGAAAAAGGCGACGTTCGAAGCTCGATTCCTTCATGAATGAAGCaccaagcaatcttggaggttaACACAAATGGACCATTGAaagtaagaaggcgcaccatcatccacactggataatcttcatgccaacaagctcGAGAGACAACACTAAAGAAGAGGTCCAAGAtatcttccacatcacgattcaagaaggcaaagaagacaAAATTCTCGAGGAAGATGTCACTACTGCGCCACCATAacttgaggatggggggcaagccacggttgatgatctcaaggagctcaacttaggcacaaaagagGAGCCGAAGCCTATCTTCGTAAGTGCACAGCTAAGTGCGGACGAGATAGAGGAGTATTACCAACTGCTATCAGAATACAAATACATCTTTGCTTGGACCTGCAAGGAAATGCCCGaccttgaccctgtcatcgatgtgcatcatcttgcagttaagcctggtacgcgaccgataaagcaaactcaaaggcaCTATCAATCCTagctcatcccacaaatcgaggccgagattgacaaactaatcgaagcaggcttcattcaaGAGGTGTAATACcctaagtggatctccaacatcgtcattgtccttaagaaatctggataaATACGTGTTTGCATAGACTTCCGGTACCTCAATGACGCTTCCGGGACTTCCTcttgccaatcatcgaaatcatggtggacgtaaccactggccacgaggcattgtcattcatggatgGCTCTTctagatacaatcaaattcacatggctctcgaagatgaggaactaacagcattctgcactccaaaaggtatctactgctacataTCAATgcgcaatgcagaaaatcttcaatgacatgctacacaaaaacgtagaatgttatgtagacgatgtggtggtcaagacaaagaaaaaatcagaccacttgaaggatttatggatagtgttcgaaaggctgcgaaaatacaacctcaagatgaacccgttaaaatgtgcatttggcgtcacctctggaaagttcatcggcttcattgtcaagcatcgtggtattgaagtggaccaataaaaaatcaaggccaTTTAAAGCATGCATGAGCCAAGAAatctgcacgagctgaaaagtctacaaggacggctagccttcatcggacacttcatctccaaccttgcagggcgttgtcaaccgttcaacTGACTTATGAAGAAATATGTTCCGTTTATATGGGACAaagcatgccacaatgcttttgaaagcataaaaacatatttgtcaagtccacctgtcttgGGGGCGCCTGTGGTCGGGAAACCATTCATATTGTACATCACCGCTaaggaaagttcagttggagcactcttggcacaagaggatgaatcccagaaagaagATGCGCTCTACTACCTCAGCTGAACTCTCACTGGCgccgagttgaactactccccaatagaaaagatgtgccttgccttggttttcgccatccagaagctcaggcattacatgcatgtttacaccatccacttggttgctaaatctgacccggtcaaatacgttATGTCCAAACCAGTCTTGACAAGGCGACTCGCTAAATGGGCGTTGCTTCTTAATCAttatgagatcatctacgtcccagctaaagtcTTCAAGGAACAAGCCCTAGCAGACTTTCTTGCCGATCACCCAATCCcagctgattggaaaatctcataCGACTTGCCTGACAATAAGGTGTTCTACATTGACATCTTCCCAACATGGATGATATTtttcgacggatctgcacgagtagacggagcgggggcaggagtagtattcatgttgCCACAAAGGCAAGTATTACCTTATTCCTTacaactaagcgaattatgctccaacaatgtcGCTAAGTACTAAGCACTgatcatcgggctccaaatggcgatcaacatgggAATCACAGCCCTTGAGGTATTTGGCGACTCCaaactcataatcaatcaacttttaactgaatatgaggtgaagaAAGATGATCTCATCCCATACTTCAAGTTACCAACTCAACTGCTACAAAAGTTCGAGACTGTgacactagaacatgtgccaagaaaagaaaatcaaatggctgacgctcttgccaacctagcctcgagtatgacactaggagaagacgaagttGTAGACGTGCGaatctgccaaagatgggtgatcccccTCGTCACTAAAAtgctactagatgatacaaatgtcatctcaaTACTTCCAGTTGATGTTGAAGAGTGGAGACAACCGCTGATTGACTACTTAgagcatggaaaacttccaGATGATCATAGACACTGCTCCTAAATACGTTGACGAGCACCTTGCTTTCTCaattacaaagaaacactctatCGACATCATTTTGAAGGAGTACTTctaagatgcctaggtgaggaagaagccaattaAGCCATgaaagaagcacactcaggcgtaTGCGGGGCGCATTagtctggaccaaagctacatttccagctcaaaagaatgggttactactggccaagcatggtgaatgACTGCttggaacatgccaaaaggtgccaagcctgctaattccacgccaacttcaaCATCAACtacctgaaccattacaccctacagctgtttcatggccattcgatgcatggggattggatgtTGTAAGACCAATTACTCCAAAGTCATCTGTAgaagaagcttacatcctagctgcaacagattacttctccaagtgggctgaagccatacccctaagagaagtaaagaaggaaactgtcgtccgtttcatcaaagagcatatcatccgtcgatatggtgtgcctcgctacattatCACTAAcaatggaaaacagttctccaaccgactcgtggacgagctctgcgagaaatacaagttcaagtagcacaagtcttccatgtatcatgctctgGCCAAcagtcttgcagaagcattcaacaaaacattatgCAACATTCTGAAGAAGGTGATCagccgaacaaagagagactggcacgaaagaataagcaaagcactttgggcatataggaagacacataggactcctatccaagctacgccttattctctCGTGTATGGCATGGAAGCTGTTCTACTGCtcaaaagtcaaatcccctcactaaggatgactatacaagaaggcttgactgatgaagagaatgcaaagttgagCCTTCAAGAGCTAGAAGCGTTGGATAAGAAAAggtcgaagctcaacaacacttggagtGTTATCAAGCATGACTTTCCAAGGTTTTCAACAAGTAAGTTTACCCTCgttcttttcaaatgggagatctcgtcGTTGCATTatgtaggcctatcatcacaactcacaaaatgaaaagcaagttcacatcaaagtgggatggaccttacgtaatacaagaagtTTACACCAATgacgcctacttaatcatggcagaagacggcttgaagcgctactacccctgaAACAAATGTACCACattcctggcccgcaagagcataaactgcatATGGCAcacataaaaaaatgaaaaaaaaaatatgcatttgAACTATGTTATGACTTGAT
This is a stretch of genomic DNA from Malus domestica chromosome 02, GDT2T_hap1. It encodes these proteins:
- the LOC139191463 gene encoding uncharacterized protein, with protein sequence MAINMGITALEVFGDSKLIINQLLTEYEVKKDDLIPYFKLPTQLLQKFETVTLEHVPRKENQMADALANLASSMTLGEDEVVDVRICQRWVIPLVTKMLLDDTNVISILPVDVEEWRQPLIDYLEHGKLPDDHRHCS